The following are encoded together in the Piscinibacter lacus genome:
- a CDS encoding HAD-IA family hydrolase, with protein MRFRPIPRPPLAALIFDVDGTLAETERDGHRVAFNEAFAVCGLDWHWDDATYAHLLGVTGGMERMLAWWASLQPQAPRPEAIAAMREALRPVHQEKTRRYADRVALGHVRLRPGIARLLREAHRVGMRIAIASTTVPANVETLLRLTIGPEAPGWIEQLSAGDMVPRKKPAPDIYLHALEHLGLEANQVMALEDSHLGLSAARAAGLRCIVTRALYTEGEDFSGAWAELDQLGEPGDPGRGHIDGRPWQGVVDVATLREWAFRPDW; from the coding sequence ATGCGCTTTCGCCCCATCCCGCGTCCGCCGCTGGCCGCGCTGATCTTCGATGTCGACGGCACCCTGGCGGAGACCGAGCGCGACGGTCACCGCGTCGCCTTCAACGAGGCCTTCGCCGTCTGCGGCCTCGATTGGCACTGGGACGATGCCACCTACGCCCACCTGCTCGGCGTGACTGGCGGCATGGAGCGCATGCTTGCCTGGTGGGCCAGCCTGCAGCCCCAGGCACCGCGGCCCGAGGCGATCGCGGCCATGCGCGAGGCCCTGCGCCCCGTGCACCAGGAGAAGACCCGGCGCTATGCCGACCGCGTCGCCCTGGGCCATGTGCGCCTGCGGCCGGGCATTGCGCGGCTGCTGCGTGAAGCCCACCGGGTCGGCATGCGCATCGCGATCGCCAGCACCACGGTGCCGGCCAATGTCGAGACCCTGCTGCGGCTGACCATCGGCCCCGAGGCGCCGGGCTGGATCGAGCAGCTCAGCGCCGGCGACATGGTGCCGCGCAAGAAGCCCGCGCCCGACATCTACCTGCATGCCCTGGAGCACCTGGGCCTGGAGGCCAACCAGGTGATGGCGCTGGAGGATTCGCACCTCGGCTTGTCCGCTGCGCGGGCGGCCGGCCTGCGCTGCATCGTCACCCGCGCGCTCTACACCGAGGGCGAGGATTTCTCCGGCGCCTGGGCCGAGCTGGACCAGCTCGGCGAGCCCGGCGACCCCGGCCGCGGCCACATCGACGGTCGGCCCTGGCAGGGCGTGGTCGATGTCGCGACCCTGCGCGAATGGGCCTTCCGGCCGGACTGGTGA
- a CDS encoding phosphoribulokinase — translation MSRRHPIIAVTGSSGAGTTTVMNSFAHIFRREGVQAQIVEGDAFHRHDRAAMREAVRASEAEGEHYLSHFGPDANLLPRLAACFADYGRSGQGEIRNYVHDEDEAEIHGAPPGTFTPWRPITPGSDLLFYEGLHGGYVGPDADIAQHVDLLIGVVPIINLEWIQKLHRDGTLRGYSREAITDTILRRMPDYVHHICPQFSRTHVNFQRVPTVDTSNPFIAADIPSADESMVVIRFADPKGIDFPYLLSMLQNSWMSRPNNIVVPGGKMGLAMQLIFTPMVLRLMDLKRRI, via the coding sequence ATGTCTCGTCGCCATCCCATCATCGCGGTCACCGGCTCCTCCGGGGCGGGCACCACCACCGTGATGAACAGCTTCGCGCACATCTTCCGGCGCGAGGGCGTGCAGGCGCAAATCGTCGAAGGCGATGCCTTCCACCGCCACGACCGCGCCGCCATGCGCGAGGCGGTTCGCGCGTCCGAGGCCGAGGGCGAGCATTACCTCTCGCACTTCGGGCCGGATGCCAACTTGCTGCCCCGGCTCGCCGCCTGCTTTGCCGACTACGGCCGCAGCGGCCAGGGCGAGATCCGCAACTATGTGCACGACGAGGACGAGGCCGAGATCCACGGCGCGCCGCCCGGCACCTTCACGCCCTGGCGGCCGATCACGCCGGGCAGCGACCTGCTGTTCTACGAGGGCCTGCACGGCGGCTATGTCGGGCCGGATGCCGACATCGCCCAGCATGTGGACCTGCTGATCGGCGTCGTGCCCATCATCAACCTGGAGTGGATCCAGAAGCTGCATCGTGACGGCACCTTGCGTGGCTACTCGCGCGAGGCGATCACCGACACCATCCTGCGTCGCATGCCGGACTACGTGCATCACATCTGCCCGCAGTTCAGCCGCACGCATGTCAACTTCCAGCGCGTGCCCACGGTCGACACCTCCAATCCCTTCATCGCCGCGGACATTCCCAGCGCCGACGAGAGCATGGTGGTGATCCGCTTCGCCGACCCCAAGGGCATCGACTTCCCCTACCTGCTGTCCATGCTGCAGAACAGCTGGATGAGCCGGCCCAACAACATCGTCGTGCCCGGCGGCAAGATGGGCCTGGCGATGCAGCTCATCTTCACGCCCATGGTGCTGCGGCTGATGGACCTCAAGCGCCGCATCTAG
- a CDS encoding class 1 fructose-bisphosphatase, with protein sequence MYLGRTTLSKFLIEELRGGSGDSDLGALLVDVAAAVKAIAAMVGKGALGSQGLAAPGAAVAPIDPSDQARQTLLQACEWGGLVAGMAAPALEAPYTLPPQYQRGPFLLLFEALEDSRDRLGNAAVGTLFSVLRHAGGAPPEPTSFQQAGVQQLAAGYALYGPATMLVLTVGRGTHGFTLDREVGNFILTHPDLRIPAEGGECAIDTSHERFWEPPLRRYVRECKAGRAGERGRDFSLRWIDSTVAAVHRVLTVGGVFMVPRMRADPDAPVDEALPQDTLPLHQLCGVNPVALLIEQAGGLASTGRGRVLEVEPKALHARVPVILGSRDEIERIERYHAEHDSGTDEAYVSPLFNQRSLYRAEVRRGSSRGFGRQP encoded by the coding sequence ATGTACCTGGGCCGCACCACGCTGTCGAAGTTCCTGATCGAGGAACTGCGCGGTGGCAGTGGGGACTCGGACCTCGGCGCCCTGCTCGTCGACGTCGCTGCCGCCGTCAAGGCCATCGCAGCCATGGTGGGCAAGGGTGCGCTGGGTTCGCAGGGCCTGGCTGCGCCGGGGGCTGCCGTGGCCCCGATCGACCCGTCCGACCAGGCCCGCCAGACCCTGTTGCAGGCTTGCGAATGGGGCGGCCTCGTCGCCGGCATGGCCGCGCCGGCCCTGGAGGCGCCCTACACCCTGCCGCCGCAGTACCAGCGCGGCCCCTTCCTGCTGCTCTTCGAGGCGCTCGAGGATTCACGCGACCGGCTGGGCAATGCCGCAGTCGGCACCCTTTTCTCGGTGCTGCGCCATGCGGGTGGGGCCCCGCCCGAGCCGACCTCTTTCCAGCAGGCCGGCGTGCAGCAGCTTGCGGCCGGCTATGCCCTCTACGGTCCGGCGACCATGCTGGTGCTGACGGTGGGCCGCGGCACCCACGGCTTCACGCTGGACCGCGAGGTCGGCAATTTCATCCTGACCCATCCGGACCTGCGCATCCCGGCCGAAGGCGGCGAATGCGCGATCGACACCAGCCACGAACGCTTCTGGGAGCCGCCCCTGCGCCGCTACGTGCGCGAGTGCAAGGCCGGCCGCGCGGGCGAGCGCGGCCGCGACTTCTCGCTGCGCTGGATCGACAGCACCGTGGCCGCGGTGCACCGCGTGCTCACCGTCGGTGGCGTGTTCATGGTGCCGCGCATGCGGGCCGATCCCGATGCCCCGGTCGACGAGGCGCTTCCGCAGGACACCCTGCCCCTGCACCAGCTCTGCGGCGTGAACCCCGTGGCCCTGCTGATCGAGCAGGCGGGCGGGCTGGCATCCACCGGCCGCGGCCGGGTGCTTGAGGTCGAGCCCAAGGCCCTGCATGCCCGGGTGCCCGTGATCCTGGGCTCACGCGATGAGATCGAGCGCATCGAGCGCTACCACGCCGAGCATGACAGCGGGACCGACGAGGCCTACGTCAGCCCGCTCTTCAACCAGCGCTCGCTCTACCGTGCCGAGGTCCGGCGCGGTTCGTCCCGCGGCTTCGGCCGCCAGCCCTGA
- a CDS encoding LysR family transcriptional regulator, with translation MRNVTLRQLRCFAAASRLGSFAKAAEELHLTPPAVSMQIKELEGQVGLPLFDRSGRSVSLTVTGEYLLVHARKILATLKDAEDTVARFRGLRSGRLVIGMVSTAEYFLPKLLARFRSEHPEIDIRLLVGNRETLVAALNDNECDLAVMGRPPKELATRAEPFAVHPLVVACPVDHALLAHGRLPPVALANQGFIVREPGSGTRAAMEQFFDDVRISPSVVMEMSSNETIKQAVMAGMGLGFLSLHTIGLELRSKRIAVLDIEGLPLVRRWHVVHTLAKTMSPLAEAFRYFILEHGEAHLAREFGDFAAEQAARQRAQQLG, from the coding sequence ATGCGCAACGTCACCCTCCGCCAGCTGCGCTGCTTTGCGGCCGCTTCGCGGCTGGGCAGCTTCGCCAAGGCCGCTGAAGAGCTGCACCTGACCCCGCCCGCGGTGTCCATGCAGATCAAGGAGCTGGAAGGTCAGGTCGGCCTGCCGCTCTTCGACCGCTCGGGCCGCAGCGTCTCGCTGACGGTGACCGGCGAATACCTGCTGGTCCATGCGCGCAAGATCCTCGCGACGCTCAAGGACGCCGAAGACACCGTGGCGCGCTTCCGCGGCCTGCGCTCGGGCCGGCTGGTGATCGGCATGGTCAGCACCGCCGAATACTTCCTGCCGAAACTGCTTGCACGCTTCCGCAGCGAGCATCCCGAAATCGACATCCGCCTGCTCGTCGGCAACCGCGAGACCCTGGTGGCCGCGCTCAACGACAACGAATGCGATCTGGCCGTGATGGGCCGCCCGCCCAAGGAGCTGGCCACCCGCGCCGAGCCCTTCGCCGTGCATCCGCTGGTGGTGGCCTGCCCGGTGGACCATGCCCTGCTGGCCCACGGCCGCCTGCCGCCGGTGGCCCTGGCCAACCAGGGCTTCATCGTGCGCGAGCCCGGCTCGGGCACGCGTGCGGCCATGGAGCAGTTCTTCGACGACGTCCGCATCAGCCCCTCGGTGGTGATGGAGATGTCGAGCAACGAGACCATCAAGCAGGCCGTGATGGCCGGCATGGGCCTGGGCTTCCTGTCCCTGCACACCATCGGCCTGGAGCTGCGCAGCAAGCGCATCGCGGTGCTGGACATCGAGGGCCTGCCGCTGGTGCGGCGCTGGCATGTGGTCCACACCCTGGCCAAGACCATGTCGCCGCTGGCCGAGGCCTTCCGCTACTTCATCCTCGAACACGGCGAGGCGCACCTCGCCCGCGAGTTCGGCGATTTCGCCGCCGAGCAAGCCGCCCGCCAGCGGGCCCAGCAGCTCGGCTGA
- a CDS encoding S49 family peptidase — MQADDASSPSPTPPGSAASPFDEMARVWLADRKRERRWRTIWRLLWLLLATAVLLGTLADARRSAAPSGPHTALVEVRGVIDAEGEATADGINAALRSAFEDRGARAVVMRINSPGGSPVQAGLVYDEIQRLRKLHDKKLYAVCEELCASAAYYIAAAADEVVVDKASLVGSIGVLMDGFGYTGVMDKLGVERRLLTAGANKGFLDPFTPMSEAHRAYALATLDQIHQQFIEAVKAGRGERLKITPDTFSGLFWNGQSALEQGLVDRIGSLDQLAREVIGAEEIIDYTPKENLAERFARRFGAAAGGAVVEAMRGLPTLR; from the coding sequence ATGCAAGCTGACGACGCCTCCTCCCCCTCCCCGACCCCGCCCGGGTCGGCGGCTTCGCCCTTCGACGAGATGGCCCGCGTCTGGCTGGCCGATCGCAAGCGCGAGCGCCGCTGGCGCACGATCTGGCGCCTGCTGTGGCTGCTGCTGGCCACGGCCGTCCTGCTCGGCACCCTGGCCGATGCCCGCCGCAGCGCCGCGCCCAGCGGCCCGCATACGGCCCTGGTCGAGGTACGCGGCGTGATCGATGCCGAGGGCGAGGCGACGGCCGACGGCATCAATGCGGCCCTGCGTAGCGCCTTCGAGGACCGGGGCGCCCGCGCGGTGGTCATGCGCATCAACTCGCCCGGCGGCAGCCCGGTGCAGGCGGGCCTGGTCTATGACGAGATCCAGCGCCTGCGCAAGCTGCACGACAAGAAGCTCTACGCCGTCTGCGAGGAGCTGTGTGCCTCGGCCGCTTACTACATCGCGGCGGCGGCCGACGAGGTCGTCGTCGACAAGGCCTCGCTGGTCGGCTCCATCGGCGTGTTGATGGACGGCTTCGGCTACACCGGCGTGATGGACAAGCTCGGCGTCGAGCGCCGCCTGCTGACGGCCGGGGCCAACAAGGGCTTCCTCGATCCCTTCACGCCGATGAGCGAGGCCCACCGCGCCTACGCGCTGGCCACGCTGGACCAGATCCACCAGCAGTTCATCGAGGCGGTCAAGGCCGGCCGGGGCGAGCGGCTGAAGATCACGCCCGACACCTTCAGCGGCCTGTTCTGGAACGGCCAGTCGGCCCTGGAACAGGGCTTGGTCGACCGCATCGGCAGCCTGGACCAGCTCGCCCGCGAGGTGATCGGCGCCGAGGAAATCATCGACTACACGCCCAAGGAAAACCTGGCCGAGCGCTTTGCGCGCCGCTTCGGCGCGGCGGCCGGTGGGGCGGTGGTCGAGGCGATGCGCGGCCTGCCGACGCTGCGCTGA
- a CDS encoding Rieske (2Fe-2S) protein, protein MSVHSRGKPLCRSDELPERGKAQRFELLLADGLPQAAFVLRVDGVLRAYLNRCAHQPAELDWTPGAFWDAEGRELVCALHGAAYEPHSGRCLGGPCGRGRLQPVDVMETGGWVYGPPHAAPAPDDDNPDTPSRPSGHAS, encoded by the coding sequence GTGAGCGTGCACTCTCGCGGCAAGCCTCTGTGTCGAAGCGACGAGCTGCCAGAGCGCGGCAAGGCCCAGCGTTTCGAGCTGCTTCTTGCCGACGGCCTGCCGCAAGCCGCCTTCGTGCTGCGGGTCGACGGCGTGCTGCGCGCCTACCTGAACCGCTGCGCGCACCAGCCGGCCGAGCTGGACTGGACCCCCGGCGCCTTCTGGGATGCCGAGGGCCGCGAACTCGTCTGTGCCCTGCACGGCGCCGCCTACGAGCCGCACAGCGGCCGCTGCCTGGGCGGGCCCTGCGGTCGCGGCCGCTTGCAGCCGGTGGACGTGATGGAAACCGGCGGTTGGGTCTACGGCCCGCCGCATGCCGCCCCGGCCCCTGACGACGACAATCCCGACACCCCTTCGAGACCCTCCGGCCATGCAAGCTGA
- a CDS encoding HAD-IA family hydrolase, which translates to MSPAPRRFELIVFDWDGTLYDSTALIVQALRAACADVGQPVPSPEAASHVIGLGLHEALRQVAPGLPAAQIPELVAAYRVHYLAQQHGLSLFPGTIDMLDGLRARGHRLAIATGKSRRGLDEVLALPPGQGAPADRRLGHYFEASRTADETQSKPHPRMLLELIEHCGVRAEHTLMVGDTSHDLQLAANAGTAALAVGYGAHPPEQLRALSPLAVLPTMQALSQWLREQA; encoded by the coding sequence ATGAGCCCCGCCCCGCGCCGCTTCGAGCTGATCGTCTTCGACTGGGACGGCACGCTCTACGACTCCACCGCGCTGATCGTCCAGGCCCTGCGCGCGGCCTGCGCCGACGTCGGCCAGCCGGTGCCCAGCCCCGAGGCCGCCAGCCATGTGATCGGCCTGGGCCTGCACGAGGCCCTGCGCCAGGTCGCCCCCGGCCTGCCGGCCGCGCAGATTCCCGAACTGGTGGCCGCCTACCGGGTGCACTACCTGGCCCAGCAGCACGGCCTGAGCCTCTTCCCCGGCACGATCGACATGCTCGACGGCCTGCGCGCGCGTGGCCATCGCCTGGCGATTGCCACCGGCAAGTCGCGCCGCGGCCTGGACGAGGTGCTGGCCCTGCCGCCCGGCCAGGGCGCGCCGGCCGACCGCCGGCTCGGCCATTACTTCGAGGCCAGCCGCACCGCCGACGAGACCCAGAGCAAGCCGCATCCGCGCATGCTGCTGGAGCTGATCGAGCACTGCGGTGTGCGTGCCGAGCACACCTTGATGGTCGGCGACACCAGCCACGACCTGCAGCTCGCGGCCAATGCCGGCACCGCCGCCCTGGCCGTGGGCTATGGCGCCCATCCGCCGGAGCAACTGCGCGCCCTGTCGCCGCTGGCCGTGCTGCCCACGATGCAGGCCCTCAGCCAGTGGCTGCGCGAGCAGGCCTGA
- a CDS encoding RluA family pseudouridine synthase, translated as MQWVEVGEAGDGQRLDNFLIRTLKGVPKTHVYRIIRSGEVRVNKGRASADTRLARGDSVRLPPVRVAQRGEAAGEAPAPPREFPVVHEDEALLVIDKPAGVAVHGGSGVSFGVIEQLRRARPGAAMLELVHRLDKETSGLLIVAKKRQALALLQEQLRQRETGKTYAALVQGDWPARLKVIDVPLHKYLDGEGERRVRATTPEDPGGKRSITLVRVMQRFAGYTLLDVTLKTGRTHQIRVHLASAGHPIVGDDKYGDFALNKALARGEQPGVALRFERMFLHARRLSFTHPVQGETLNLEAPLPPACAALLAALPPAADRPEAA; from the coding sequence GTGCAGTGGGTCGAGGTGGGCGAGGCGGGCGACGGCCAGCGGCTCGACAACTTCCTCATCCGTACCCTCAAGGGCGTGCCCAAGACCCATGTCTACCGCATCATCCGCAGCGGCGAGGTGCGGGTGAACAAGGGCCGCGCCTCGGCCGACACCCGGCTGGCCCGCGGCGACAGCGTGCGGCTGCCGCCGGTGCGGGTGGCCCAGCGCGGCGAGGCGGCCGGCGAGGCCCCGGCCCCGCCGCGCGAGTTCCCGGTCGTGCATGAGGACGAGGCCCTGCTGGTGATCGACAAGCCGGCCGGCGTGGCCGTGCACGGCGGCAGCGGCGTGAGCTTCGGCGTGATCGAGCAATTGCGCCGCGCCCGGCCCGGCGCCGCGATGCTGGAACTGGTGCACCGGCTCGACAAGGAGACCTCCGGCCTGCTCATCGTCGCCAAGAAGCGCCAGGCCCTGGCCCTGCTGCAAGAGCAGCTTCGCCAGCGCGAGACCGGCAAGACCTACGCCGCCCTGGTGCAGGGCGACTGGCCGGCGCGGCTGAAGGTGATCGACGTGCCGCTGCACAAATACCTGGACGGCGAGGGCGAGCGCCGCGTGCGCGCCACCACGCCGGAGGATCCCGGGGGCAAGCGCTCGATCACCCTGGTGCGGGTGATGCAACGCTTTGCCGGCTACACCCTGCTCGACGTGACCCTCAAGACCGGCCGCACCCACCAGATCCGCGTGCACCTGGCCAGCGCCGGCCACCCCATCGTCGGCGACGACAAGTACGGCGATTTCGCCCTCAACAAGGCCCTGGCGCGGGGCGAGCAGCCCGGCGTCGCCCTCCGTTTCGAACGCATGTTCCTCCACGCCCGACGCCTGAGCTTCACCCACCCGGTCCAAGGCGAGACCCTGAATCTGGAGGCCCCGCTGCCGCCCGCCTGCGCCGCCCTGCTCGCCGCGCTGCCGCCCGCCGCCGACCGGCCGGAGGCCGCATGA
- a CDS encoding Rne/Rng family ribonuclease codes for MKRMLINATQPEERRLAIVDGQKLLDFETEIEGREQRKGNIYKAVVTRVEPSLEACFVDYGEDRHGFLPFKEIARSYFKEGVEAKNARIQDVIKEGQSLVVQVEKEERGNKGAALTTFVSLAGRYLVLMPNNPRGGGVSRRIEGEQREELKENLEQLDYPKGMSLIARTAGIGRTADELQWDLNYLLKLWTAIDDATGGKGAFLIYQESSLVIRAIRDYFTADIGEILIDTDDIYEQAKQFMLHVMPDTAHRVKRYRDDAPLFSRFQIEHQIETAFSRTVNLPSGGAIVIDHTEALVSVDVNSARSTRGTDIEETATRTNLEAADEIARQARLRDLGGLIVVDFIDMEESKNRREVETRLRDALRNDRARVQFSPISKFGLLEMSRQRLRPALSEGSHITCPRCNGTGHIRDTESSALQILRIIQEEALKEGTAAVHVQVPVEVTSFLLNEKRTEITKIELKQRTTVLLVPNKHLETPNYKLERLRHDDPRLENLQASYTMIEEPEDEVSISRREKTKAKQEPVLKGVLPDQPAPVAAPAPAPVAFVAPAPAPAPIVAAAAAPAVVAAASGGGFFGWLKRLFGAPAATPDAAPAAAPAPVGSPAPAKPADGREGREGRNGDRRGGREGRNGERAGERGERSERGERGDRPERGERPERGERPDRAERGEARGGRPRGPRSEAEGSAQAAPEARSGEDRRPPRGERPERGERGERGERAERSERAERGERRSETAAPVEALQDGSPVALDMLSAVGPAAEGADAAAQAEASERNGRRRRRGGRGRGERSERPEGSEDSPITEGAEAALDGQPAEAAQDDAGPQAGGEAEGSESGEARRPRRGGRGRRRDGEGRPEGDRPAEAGSDGAVDRAEAAETADTAAPAQAASPAPAAGAWWDDRGSASAEPAASPAAKEARIPAAEPVPAPIEAPEPAPLAEPVPVQAAAAPAAAPVEAVAEAPAAVAAPVAQAAPAPAAPALPRYTLPIEQLEGVARGAGLEWVQSDAAKIAEVQAAIAATPAPVHVPREPKPPVLLDEGPLVLVETRKDLGELKLPFES; via the coding sequence ATGAAACGCATGCTGATCAATGCCACGCAGCCGGAAGAGCGGCGCCTGGCCATCGTCGACGGGCAGAAGCTGCTCGACTTCGAAACCGAGATCGAAGGGCGCGAACAGCGCAAGGGCAACATCTACAAGGCCGTCGTCACCCGCGTCGAGCCTTCGCTGGAAGCCTGCTTCGTCGACTACGGCGAGGACCGCCACGGCTTCCTGCCCTTCAAGGAAATCGCGCGCAGCTATTTCAAGGAAGGCGTCGAGGCCAAGAACGCCCGCATCCAGGACGTGATCAAGGAGGGCCAGTCCCTCGTCGTCCAGGTCGAGAAGGAAGAGCGCGGCAACAAGGGCGCCGCGCTGACCACCTTCGTCAGCCTGGCCGGCCGCTACCTGGTGCTGATGCCCAACAACCCGCGCGGCGGCGGCGTCAGCCGGCGCATCGAGGGCGAGCAGCGCGAGGAGCTCAAGGAGAACCTCGAACAGCTCGATTACCCCAAGGGCATGAGCCTGATCGCCCGCACCGCCGGCATCGGCCGCACGGCCGACGAGCTGCAGTGGGACCTGAACTACCTGCTCAAGCTCTGGACGGCGATCGACGATGCCACCGGCGGCAAGGGCGCCTTCCTGATCTACCAGGAAAGCTCGCTCGTCATCCGCGCGATCCGCGACTACTTCACCGCGGACATCGGCGAGATCCTGATCGACACCGACGACATCTACGAGCAGGCCAAGCAGTTCATGCTGCACGTGATGCCGGACACCGCGCATCGCGTCAAGCGCTACCGCGATGACGCGCCGCTGTTCAGCCGCTTCCAGATCGAGCACCAGATCGAGACGGCCTTCAGCCGCACCGTCAACCTGCCCAGCGGCGGCGCCATCGTCATCGACCACACCGAGGCCCTGGTCTCGGTCGACGTGAACTCGGCCCGCTCGACCCGGGGCACCGACATCGAGGAAACCGCGACGCGGACCAACCTCGAAGCCGCCGACGAGATCGCCCGCCAGGCCCGCCTGCGCGACCTGGGCGGCCTGATCGTCGTGGACTTCATCGACATGGAGGAGTCCAAGAACCGCCGCGAGGTCGAGACCCGCCTGCGCGATGCGCTGCGCAACGACCGCGCCCGCGTGCAGTTCAGCCCCATCAGCAAGTTCGGCCTGCTGGAGATGAGCCGCCAGCGCCTGCGCCCCGCGCTGAGCGAAGGCAGCCACATCACCTGCCCGCGCTGCAACGGCACCGGCCACATCCGCGACACCGAATCCTCGGCGCTCCAGATCCTGCGCATCATCCAGGAAGAGGCCCTGAAGGAAGGCACCGCCGCCGTCCATGTGCAGGTGCCGGTTGAGGTGACCAGCTTCCTGCTCAACGAGAAGCGCACCGAGATCACCAAGATCGAGCTGAAGCAGCGCACCACCGTGCTGCTGGTGCCCAACAAGCACCTGGAGACGCCGAACTACAAGCTCGAACGCCTGCGCCACGACGATCCGCGCCTGGAGAACTTGCAGGCCAGCTACACCATGATCGAGGAGCCGGAGGACGAAGTCTCGATCAGCCGGCGCGAGAAGACCAAGGCCAAGCAGGAGCCGGTGCTCAAGGGCGTGCTGCCCGACCAGCCGGCGCCGGTCGCGGCGCCCGCGCCGGCCCCGGTGGCGTTTGTTGCCCCCGCCCCGGCGCCCGCGCCGATCGTGGCGGCTGCGGCGGCTCCGGCCGTGGTGGCAGCCGCTTCGGGCGGCGGCTTCTTCGGCTGGCTCAAGCGCCTCTTCGGCGCCCCGGCGGCCACGCCGGACGCCGCCCCGGCTGCCGCGCCGGCCCCGGTCGGCAGCCCGGCCCCCGCCAAGCCGGCTGACGGTCGCGAAGGCCGCGAGGGCCGCAACGGCGACCGCCGCGGCGGTCGCGAGGGTCGCAATGGCGAGCGCGCGGGTGAGCGTGGTGAACGTAGCGAACGGGGTGAACGGGGCGATCGTCCGGAGCGCGGCGAGCGTCCCGAACGCGGCGAGCGCCCGGACCGGGCCGAACGCGGCGAAGCCCGCGGCGGCCGCCCGCGCGGCCCGCGCAGCGAAGCCGAGGGCAGCGCGCAAGCCGCGCCCGAGGCCCGCTCGGGCGAAGACCGCCGCCCGCCGCGTGGTGAGCGCCCGGAACGGGGCGAACGTGGCGAGCGCGGTGAGCGTGCCGAGCGCAGTGAGCGTGCCGAACGCGGCGAGCGCCGCAGCGAAACCGCCGCCCCGGTCGAGGCCCTGCAGGACGGCAGCCCCGTCGCGCTGGACATGCTGAGCGCCGTCGGACCCGCCGCCGAAGGCGCCGACGCCGCCGCCCAGGCCGAGGCCAGCGAGCGCAACGGCCGCCGTCGCCGTCGCGGCGGCCGCGGCCGTGGCGAACGCAGCGAACGTCCGGAAGGCAGCGAGGACAGCCCGATCACCGAAGGCGCCGAAGCCGCGCTGGACGGCCAGCCGGCCGAAGCCGCGCAAGACGATGCCGGCCCGCAAGCGGGTGGCGAGGCCGAGGGCAGCGAATCCGGCGAAGCCCGCCGCCCGCGCCGCGGGGGCCGTGGCCGCCGCCGCGACGGTGAAGGCCGCCCCGAAGGTGATCGTCCGGCCGAAGCCGGCAGCGACGGCGCCGTCGATCGCGCGGAAGCTGCCGAAACCGCCGACACCGCGGCACCGGCGCAAGCCGCCTCGCCGGCCCCCGCTGCCGGCGCCTGGTGGGACGATCGCGGCAGCGCCTCGGCCGAGCCGGCTGCGTCGCCGGCCGCTAAAGAAGCGCGCATCCCGGCTGCGGAGCCGGTCCCCGCGCCGATCGAAGCGCCCGAGCCCGCGCCCCTGGCCGAGCCGGTACCGGTCCAGGCGGCTGCTGCGCCCGCCGCTGCCCCGGTCGAGGCCGTCGCCGAAGCGCCCGCCGCAGTGGCTGCGCCGGTCGCCCAGGCCGCACCCGCCCCGGCGGCCCCCGCCCTGCCCCGCTACACGCTGCCCATCGAGCAACTCGAAGGCGTGGCCCGCGGGGCTGGCCTGGAATGGGTGCAGTCCGACGCGGCCAAGATCGCCGAGGTGCAAGCCGCCATCGCCGCCACCCCGGCGCCGGTGCATGTGCCGCGCGAGCCCAAGCCGCCGGTCCTGCTGGACGAAGGTCCGCTGGTCCTGGTCGAGACCCGCAAGGACCTCGGCGAGCTCAAGCTGCCCTTCGAAAGCTGA